In Candidatus Desulforudis audaxviator MP104C, a genomic segment contains:
- a CDS encoding MBL fold metallo-hydrolase, which translates to MDVTVLGCWAPYPRAGGACSGYLLRDRETLVLLEAGNGSFSRLAAAVDFRALSAVVVSHFHLDHCADLFCLRHALKGARRDGSRAEPLTLFVPQEPRGEFERLAGDNEAFTVRTIESLPRKGDRRVAIAGSLEIEFLPTRHSSPGYGVAVSGSARGCFVYSGDTAYFPELARHWAGAGLLLCEATGLARDSAQLKAVHLTSVQAGELARASGAARLVLTHFWPEYDPAVLAAEAADAFGGPVLAAREGETYSI; encoded by the coding sequence ATGGACGTTACGGTACTGGGGTGTTGGGCCCCCTACCCGCGGGCCGGGGGCGCCTGTTCGGGCTACCTGTTGCGGGACCGGGAGACCCTGGTGCTGCTGGAAGCGGGGAACGGCAGTTTCAGCCGTCTGGCTGCGGCAGTCGATTTCCGCGCCTTGTCGGCCGTTGTCGTCTCCCATTTTCACCTTGACCACTGCGCCGACCTCTTCTGCCTGCGGCACGCGCTGAAGGGCGCCAGGAGGGACGGCAGCCGCGCGGAACCGCTGACTCTGTTCGTGCCGCAAGAGCCTCGGGGTGAATTTGAGCGCCTAGCCGGGGACAATGAAGCCTTCACGGTCCGGACGATCGAGAGTCTCCCCCGGAAAGGGGACCGGAGAGTCGCCATCGCCGGGAGCCTGGAGATTGAGTTTCTGCCCACGCGCCATTCTTCCCCCGGATACGGGGTGGCGGTCAGCGGCAGTGCGCGGGGGTGCTTCGTTTACTCGGGAGACACCGCCTACTTTCCGGAACTGGCCCGTCACTGGGCAGGGGCGGGGCTCTTGCTGTGTGAGGCCACGGGCTTGGCACGCGACAGCGCCCAGCTGAAGGCGGTACACCTCACCTCCGTCCAAGCCGGGGAGTTGGCCCGGGCAAGTGGGGCCGCACGCCTGGTTTTGACCCACTTCTGGCCGGAATACGACCCGGCGGTGCTGGCGGCGGAGGCTGCAGATGCTTTTGGAGGGCCGGTGCTGGCGGCGCGCGAGGGTGAGACGTACAGCATATGA
- a CDS encoding XTP/dITP diphosphatase: MARLVLATRNEGKVREMAALLAPLGVEVVSLSSYPEIEEIPEEGDTFEANALTKARMVAARTGQLALADDSGLEVDVLDGAPGVHSARFAGEPRDDGRNNEKLLRLLEGVPWDKRRARFRCVIALVTAEGTERLTEGTCEGFIGYEPRGTKGFGYDPLFYVPEYDMTFGELDLATKNRISHRGRALAKAFGAVTELLELSHLRCSGEKINRLF; the protein is encoded by the coding sequence ATGGCGCGGCTGGTACTGGCGACCAGAAATGAAGGTAAAGTCAGGGAAATGGCGGCTCTGCTTGCCCCGCTGGGGGTCGAGGTCGTCTCGCTTTCATCCTACCCGGAGATCGAGGAGATTCCCGAGGAGGGCGACACCTTTGAAGCGAACGCTCTGACCAAGGCCCGGATGGTGGCGGCCCGGACCGGTCAGCTGGCCCTGGCGGACGACTCGGGTTTGGAGGTGGACGTGCTGGACGGTGCACCCGGGGTGCACTCGGCCCGCTTCGCCGGGGAACCCCGGGATGACGGCCGCAACAATGAGAAATTACTCCGGCTTCTGGAAGGAGTACCGTGGGACAAGAGGCGGGCCCGCTTCCGCTGTGTAATCGCTCTGGTGACCGCGGAGGGAACCGAGCGACTTACCGAGGGTACCTGTGAGGGGTTCATTGGCTACGAGCCTCGGGGGACCAAAGGTTTCGGATACGACCCCCTGTTCTACGTGCCGGAGTACGATATGACCTTTGGAGAACTCGACCTGGCGACTAAGAACCGGATCAGCCATCGGGGCCGCGCGCTGGCCAAAGCCTTCGGGGCAGTCACTGAACTGCTGGAGCTAAGCCATTTGCGATGTTCGGGAGAAAAGATAAATAGGCTGTTTTAG
- a CDS encoding EVE domain-containing protein, with amino-acid sequence MRNANAPNHFVFVATPVQSDKGRISSYEIWKVLTEKLVWYTTASAPYRNRIKGGDRIVFYLGGRPGGGSFVAQGLCSGPVAPVTAEDGAFLAEMGITRFSSRIPLLLVIYWLDEVPLKPLVPALTFIRDKKHYGLYLRQGIVPIGQEDFDLIVTQSAQ; translated from the coding sequence ATGAGGAACGCCAATGCTCCTAACCACTTTGTCTTTGTGGCCACGCCGGTCCAGTCCGACAAAGGCAGAATCTCCAGCTACGAAATCTGGAAGGTCCTTACCGAAAAGCTGGTATGGTACACCACCGCTTCCGCCCCTTACCGGAACCGAATCAAGGGCGGAGACCGCATTGTATTCTACCTGGGCGGAAGGCCGGGGGGCGGCAGTTTTGTCGCCCAAGGCTTGTGTTCCGGGCCGGTTGCTCCGGTCACGGCGGAGGACGGAGCTTTTCTGGCCGAGATGGGCATCACCCGTTTTTCCAGCCGGATCCCGCTGTTGCTGGTGATCTACTGGCTGGACGAAGTTCCTTTGAAGCCCCTCGTACCGGCGCTTACTTTCATCAGGGACAAAAAACACTACGGCCTGTACCTACGGCAGGGCATCGTTCCAATCGGCCAAGAAGATTTCGACCTGATCGTGACGCAGAGCGCCCAGTGA
- a CDS encoding 2-hydroxyacyl-CoA dehydratase family protein, with product MTRRVGITTTIPSEVVFAAGWVPVDLNNVFITSADPRQLVEEAEVAGYPRNICAWIKGIYGTVIRDRTLDTVIAVTQGDCSNTHALMETLQLAGVCVIPFAYPFDRDYDLLKLQIEKLMQYFGVDWPAVRETSARLGEIRGAVRDLDRLTWEENRVGGWDNHFYQVTCSDFEGDPESFRARVNKFLARARQAPPRGEEIRLAYIGVPPINADIYGFLEQLGARVVFNETQRQFTMPFDTENLVEQYRLYTYPYGIFYRLEDIKRELERRSVRGVIHYVQSFCFRQIEDLIVRHELRVPVLTVEGNNPGPLDARTRVRLEAFVEMLR from the coding sequence GTGACCAGGCGAGTAGGTATCACCACCACCATCCCGAGCGAGGTCGTGTTCGCGGCCGGATGGGTGCCGGTGGACCTGAACAACGTTTTTATTACCAGTGCCGATCCGCGTCAACTGGTGGAGGAGGCCGAGGTCGCCGGATACCCCCGCAACATCTGTGCCTGGATAAAGGGGATCTACGGCACAGTGATCCGGGACCGGACTCTCGACACCGTGATCGCGGTCACCCAGGGAGACTGCAGCAACACCCACGCCCTCATGGAGACCCTGCAACTGGCCGGGGTGTGCGTCATTCCTTTCGCCTACCCTTTCGACCGGGATTACGACCTTTTGAAACTGCAGATCGAGAAACTGATGCAGTATTTCGGCGTAGACTGGCCGGCGGTACGTGAAACCAGCGCCAGGCTGGGCGAAATCCGGGGTGCGGTACGGGACTTGGACCGGCTCACCTGGGAGGAAAACCGGGTCGGAGGCTGGGACAACCACTTCTACCAGGTGACGTGCAGCGACTTTGAGGGTGATCCGGAGTCTTTCCGGGCCAGGGTGAACAAGTTCCTGGCCCGGGCGCGACAAGCCCCGCCCCGGGGTGAGGAAATCCGCCTGGCGTACATCGGGGTGCCGCCGATCAACGCCGACATTTACGGGTTTTTGGAGCAACTGGGGGCCCGCGTCGTCTTTAACGAAACCCAGCGCCAGTTTACCATGCCCTTTGACACGGAAAATTTGGTAGAGCAGTACCGCCTGTACACTTATCCCTACGGGATCTTCTACCGGCTCGAGGACATCAAGCGGGAACTCGAGCGGCGATCGGTGCGCGGCGTGATCCACTACGTGCAGAGTTTTTGTTTCCGCCAGATCGAAGACCTCATCGTCCGTCACGAACTGCGGGTGCCGGTGCTTACCGTTGAGGGGAATAACCCGGGGCCGCTGGACGCCCGTACCCGGGTGCGCCTTGAGGCGTTTGTGGAAATGCTCCGGTAG
- a CDS encoding L,D-transpeptidase family protein — protein MWWKALFLFLAFSLTAGPAEGGEFYLVCPLNCEQQRSLYVDRTKFLEGNDVREVQEQLRAAGLFQGPVNGVYGPITAAAVRSLQEANGIEPSGVVDAETWYLLALMSTPVKTSEPLPPPTGEVEIIIDVQKRTLTVMENGYPYKQFPCAVGKNETPTPVGNWSIRRKARNWGTGFGTRWLGLNIDWGIYGIHGTNKPYSIGTRASHGCIRMFNRHVEELFPWVEAGTPVHIVGNIMGPEHRPTLVHGDRESGVLEIQRLMQKHGYYDGPIDGIFGSGLQKAVVQFRKDHNLRYDNRVDREMYELLGL, from the coding sequence ATGTGGTGGAAAGCGCTTTTTCTGTTTCTGGCCTTCTCCCTGACCGCCGGTCCGGCTGAAGGCGGGGAGTTTTACCTGGTCTGCCCGCTGAATTGCGAGCAGCAGCGCTCGCTCTACGTGGACAGGACCAAATTCCTGGAGGGCAATGACGTCCGCGAAGTCCAGGAACAACTGCGGGCCGCGGGACTGTTCCAGGGACCGGTAAACGGCGTGTACGGCCCGATCACCGCCGCAGCGGTTAGAAGCCTGCAGGAAGCGAACGGTATCGAACCCAGCGGGGTGGTGGACGCGGAAACCTGGTACCTGCTCGCCCTGATGTCCACCCCGGTGAAAACCAGCGAACCGCTTCCCCCGCCCACTGGAGAGGTGGAAATCATTATCGACGTCCAAAAACGCACCCTGACCGTGATGGAAAACGGCTACCCGTACAAGCAGTTCCCCTGCGCCGTCGGCAAGAACGAAACCCCTACCCCGGTGGGCAACTGGAGCATCCGCCGCAAGGCGCGGAACTGGGGCACCGGTTTCGGCACCCGGTGGCTGGGACTAAACATCGACTGGGGCATCTACGGCATTCACGGCACCAACAAGCCTTACTCCATCGGCACCCGGGCCAGCCACGGCTGCATCCGGATGTTCAACCGGCACGTGGAGGAACTCTTCCCGTGGGTTGAGGCCGGCACCCCCGTGCACATCGTGGGCAACATCATGGGTCCCGAACACCGTCCAACCCTGGTCCACGGGGACCGCGAGTCCGGGGTTTTGGAAATCCAACGCCTGATGCAGAAACACGGGTATTATGACGGCCCCATCGACGGCATTTTCGGCTCCGGCCTCCAAAAAGCAGTGGTCCAGTTCCGCAAAGACCACAACCTACGGTACGACAACCGGGTGGACCGTGAGATGTACGAGCTATTGGGCCTTTAG
- a CDS encoding SH3 domain-containing protein yields MPKRLVLVAVFLFLVIGLAGRSVEASQMAVVTNPTVNLRGGAGTNHPVVGQAGQGARLPVLGKSGDWVQVRQANGQAAWVAGWLVRLEAAPASVAPTQPATATGGQVAVVTTGAVNLRGGAGTNHPVVGQAGQGACLPVLGKSGDWVQVRQANGQAAWVAGWLVRLEAAPASVAPTQPATATGGQVAVVTTGAVNLRGGAGTNHPVVGQAGQGARLPVLGKSGDWVQVRQANGQAAWVAGWLVRLEAAPASVAPTQPATATGGQVAVVTTGAVNLRGGAGTNHPVVGQAGQGARLPVLGKSGDWVQVRQANGQAAWVAGWLVRLEAAPASVAPTQPTPVTAPGSVNPTDPPDRTVRALVGNAVVDVEAVDVRSQPGRQYTAIAQATRGFRLPLVAERGGWYQIRLPNGNLGWVESATVRVDIDTAGLPPVNGGSDADPDRGEISFDARVSGDRVIITVSSTTPIEYSAFRLPNPDRIVIDVDGFAGGQVPATQTLQSPVVSTIRTGEADGRFRLACDVKQGLAHTRYKTDLSGDRRTLTVEIFAVANVMQGRVIVLDAGHGGRDPGATGPTGVREKDVVLAITLEAAQLLRQQGAEVILTRQSDVFVELLQRAEIANQAGADVFVSIHANANVDHSKHGTSTYWWPYPDVMTPGQIAARERLAGALQTALLAGLGRNDLGLFQARFAVLRATNMPSALVEVAFISNPVEERLLADPAFQNRAAAAIAAGLQDYFQEY; encoded by the coding sequence ATGCCAAAACGATTGGTTCTGGTAGCCGTCTTCCTGTTCCTAGTCATTGGCTTGGCCGGTAGGAGCGTCGAGGCCAGTCAGATGGCCGTCGTCACCAACCCGACGGTGAATTTGCGGGGTGGTGCGGGCACGAACCACCCGGTGGTGGGTCAGGCGGGGCAGGGTGCCCGTTTGCCGGTGTTGGGCAAATCGGGTGACTGGGTGCAGGTGCGCCAGGCGAACGGTCAGGCGGCTTGGGTGGCCGGCTGGCTGGTGCGGTTGGAAGCGGCTCCGGCGTCTGTGGCCCCGACGCAGCCGGCTACGGCGACCGGTGGACAGGTGGCGGTGGTTACCACCGGAGCGGTGAATTTGCGGGGTGGTGCGGGCACGAACCACCCGGTGGTGGGTCAGGCGGGGCAGGGTGCCTGTTTGCCGGTGTTGGGCAAATCGGGTGACTGGGTGCAGGTGCGCCAGGCGAACGGTCAGGCGGCTTGGGTGGCCGGCTGGCTGGTGCGGTTGGAAGCGGCTCCGGCGTCTGTGGCCCCGACGCAGCCGGCTACGGCGACCGGTGGACAGGTGGCGGTGGTTACCACCGGAGCGGTGAATTTGCGGGGTGGTGCGGGCACGAACCACCCGGTGGTGGGTCAGGCGGGGCAGGGTGCTCGTTTGCCGGTGTTGGGCAAATCGGGTGACTGGGTGCAGGTGCGCCAGGCGAACGGTCAGGCGGCTTGGGTGGCCGGCTGGCTGGTGCGGTTGGAAGCGGCTCCGGCGTCTGTGGCCCCGACGCAGCCGGCTACGGCGACCGGTGGACAGGTGGCGGTGGTTACCACCGGAGCGGTGAATTTGCGGGGTGGTGCGGGCACGAACCACCCGGTGGTGGGTCAGGCGGGGCAGGGTGCTCGTTTGCCGGTGTTGGGCAAATCGGGTGACTGGGTGCAGGTGCGCCAGGCGAACGGTCAGGCGGCCTGGGTGGCCGGCTGGCTGGTGCGGTTGGAAGCGGCTCCGGCGTCTGTGGCCCCGACGCAGCCGACGCCGGTCACGGCCCCCGGTTCCGTGAATCCGACGGACCCGCCGGACCGCACGGTACGGGCCTTGGTCGGCAACGCAGTGGTGGACGTGGAAGCGGTGGACGTACGGAGCCAACCCGGGCGCCAGTACACGGCCATCGCCCAGGCCACACGGGGTTTCCGGTTGCCGCTGGTTGCCGAGCGGGGGGGCTGGTACCAGATCCGGTTGCCGAACGGCAACCTCGGGTGGGTGGAATCGGCGACGGTGCGAGTGGATATTGATACCGCCGGTCTTCCACCCGTGAACGGTGGTAGTGACGCGGACCCGGATCGGGGGGAAATCTCGTTTGACGCGAGAGTATCCGGAGACCGGGTGATCATTACCGTTAGTTCCACGACACCCATCGAGTATTCGGCTTTCCGCCTGCCGAACCCCGACCGGATTGTCATTGACGTCGACGGTTTCGCCGGCGGGCAGGTTCCGGCGACCCAGACCCTGCAGTCACCTGTTGTGAGCACAATCAGGACCGGGGAAGCGGACGGGCGCTTCCGGCTGGCCTGCGACGTCAAACAGGGGCTGGCTCATACCCGCTACAAGACGGACCTTTCAGGGGACCGGCGGACCCTGACCGTGGAGATCTTCGCGGTGGCGAACGTAATGCAGGGACGGGTCATAGTCCTTGACGCCGGGCACGGCGGCAGGGATCCAGGCGCGACCGGGCCCACCGGCGTGAGGGAGAAAGACGTTGTTTTAGCCATCACCCTGGAAGCGGCCCAACTACTCAGGCAGCAGGGAGCCGAGGTAATCCTGACCCGGCAATCGGATGTGTTCGTGGAACTCCTGCAACGGGCTGAAATCGCGAACCAGGCCGGCGCCGACGTTTTTGTGAGCATCCACGCCAATGCAAATGTCGATCACTCCAAGCACGGCACCAGCACCTACTGGTGGCCTTATCCGGACGTTATGACTCCGGGTCAAATAGCCGCCAGGGAAAGGTTGGCCGGTGCACTTCAGACCGCCCTGCTTGCCGGGTTGGGAAGGAACGACCTTGGCTTGTTCCAGGCGCGGTTTGCTGTGCTGCGGGCTACGAACATGCCCTCGGCCTTGGTGGAGGTGGCCTTTATATCAAACCCCGTTGAGGAAAGACTCCTGGCTGACCCTGCCTTTCAGAATCGGGCCGCGGCGGCCATCGCGGCCGGACTGCAGGATTACTTCCAGGAATACTAA
- the murI gene encoding glutamate racemase — MAKGTVGLFDSGVGGLTVVREVSVILPGKRVIYFGDTAHVPYGDKSVDELLSYAERIIGFLCSQGADYIIFACNTSSAVSLRLMRDRFQVPMIGLIEPGAAEAVRLSATGRIGLIATEATVKAGAYARAVSALNRNCQVFSQAAPRLVPLVESGESDTPKAEQAVREYLEPLREQGIDTLILGCTHYPFLRDVIERVLGPEVVLVDPAAATVRAARLDMLRRGFSADNPGAQGEQDTVSLRYFVSGSADAFRAVAGQFLGREPEPVTEICLLR; from the coding sequence TTGGCAAAGGGCACGGTCGGCCTGTTTGATTCCGGGGTGGGGGGACTGACGGTTGTCCGGGAAGTATCCGTTATCCTGCCGGGAAAGCGCGTGATTTACTTTGGTGACACCGCTCACGTTCCATACGGGGACAAAAGTGTGGACGAGCTGTTGTCCTACGCCGAACGGATCATCGGTTTTCTTTGCAGTCAAGGGGCAGATTACATCATTTTCGCGTGCAACACCAGTTCCGCCGTTTCACTCCGGCTAATGCGCGACCGTTTCCAGGTGCCGATGATCGGCCTGATCGAGCCCGGAGCGGCCGAGGCTGTCCGGCTGTCGGCGACCGGCAGAATCGGCCTGATTGCCACCGAGGCGACCGTGAAAGCGGGCGCCTATGCCCGGGCGGTGTCGGCGCTGAATCGGAATTGCCAAGTGTTCAGCCAGGCTGCGCCGCGCTTGGTGCCCCTGGTCGAGTCCGGGGAGTCCGATACTCCCAAGGCCGAACAAGCGGTGCGTGAATACCTGGAGCCCCTGCGAGAGCAAGGTATCGACACCCTGATCCTGGGTTGCACCCATTACCCGTTCCTGCGGGACGTGATCGAGCGGGTGCTTGGTCCGGAGGTGGTGCTCGTGGACCCGGCGGCCGCTACCGTGCGGGCCGCGCGGCTTGATATGCTCCGGCGGGGTTTTTCTGCAGACAACCCGGGTGCGCAGGGGGAGCAGGACACGGTTTCGCTCCGCTACTTCGTGAGCGGGAGCGCCGACGCTTTCCGGGCGGTGGCCGGACAATTCCTGGGTCGGGAGCCGGAGCCGGTTACCGAAATCTGTCTTCTCAGGTGA
- a CDS encoding OFA family MFS transporter, producing MGVNYGTVFTSYGVGGLAGPLLASFFYGTTGRYDTAFMIAAFFCVTAAVMAVFTR from the coding sequence ATGGGGGTTAATTACGGGACGGTATTCACCAGTTACGGGGTGGGCGGCCTGGCGGGCCCGCTTTTGGCCTCTTTCTTCTATGGCACTACCGGAAGGTATGACACCGCGTTCATGATCGCTGCCTTTTTCTGCGTTACCGCGGCGGTCATGGCCGTGTTCACCCGGTAA
- a CDS encoding transposase, giving the protein MAIIPQQRLFGWQEIDELGDLERFLLVVNHLPDEQLMQKLERERGKGRDDYPVRAVWNSILAGIVFQHVSVESLRRELCRNGQLRELCGFDPARGEDAVPPSYIYSRILVKLMRHADEVENIFTRLVDEIRVLLPDFGRILAIDSKAVSSLARGKKRDEEEKVQKPDGRRDTDADWGRKTYRGRKKGGTLWEKVVWWFGYKLHLVVDAVYELPVGFAVTKASASDVKEGHILIDRVAKEHPEIVARCEALAADKAFDDIKLNVKLWDEYRIKPVIDIRNTWRDGEETWLVTGKENIVYDYRGTVYCCCPETNKRREMAFGGFEKDRETLKYRCPARHYGVECRGMEQCAATGGIRIPLVEDRRIFTPLARSSYKWKTLYKKRTAVERVNARLDEAYGFEKHFIRGLKKMKLRCGLALMVMLAMAVGRLRQKQGIDLRSLVKAA; this is encoded by the coding sequence ATGGCCATTATACCACAACAGCGGCTTTTTGGGTGGCAGGAAATCGACGAACTCGGTGACTTGGAACGTTTTTTGCTTGTAGTGAACCACCTGCCCGATGAGCAGTTGATGCAAAAGCTGGAGAGAGAGCGTGGTAAGGGACGGGATGATTACCCGGTGCGGGCGGTTTGGAACTCCATCCTGGCCGGGATCGTATTTCAGCACGTGTCTGTGGAGAGCCTGCGGCGGGAACTCTGCCGGAACGGCCAGTTGCGGGAACTTTGCGGTTTTGATCCGGCCCGGGGCGAGGATGCCGTTCCGCCTTCTTACATATACAGCCGCATCTTGGTGAAACTGATGCGGCACGCCGACGAAGTGGAAAACATATTTACGCGGCTGGTGGATGAAATAAGAGTGCTGCTACCGGATTTCGGTCGAATTTTGGCCATAGACAGCAAAGCCGTCAGCAGTCTGGCCCGGGGCAAAAAGCGGGATGAAGAAGAGAAGGTCCAAAAGCCTGACGGGCGCCGGGACACCGATGCGGACTGGGGCCGGAAAACATACCGGGGGCGTAAGAAAGGCGGCACCCTATGGGAAAAAGTTGTGTGGTGGTTTGGCTACAAACTCCACCTTGTAGTTGACGCTGTTTATGAACTGCCGGTGGGATTTGCGGTGACAAAGGCATCGGCCAGCGACGTGAAAGAGGGACATATACTCATTGATCGGGTGGCGAAAGAGCATCCGGAGATTGTGGCCCGCTGCGAGGCATTGGCGGCGGACAAAGCCTTTGACGACATCAAGCTAAACGTGAAACTCTGGGACGAATACCGGATCAAGCCCGTGATTGACATCCGCAACACGTGGCGGGACGGCGAGGAGACGTGGCTTGTAACCGGTAAGGAGAACATCGTTTACGATTACCGTGGAACGGTTTATTGTTGCTGCCCCGAGACAAACAAACGTCGCGAGATGGCCTTCGGGGGATTTGAGAAAGACCGGGAAACCTTGAAATACCGCTGTCCGGCCCGGCACTACGGAGTAGAGTGCCGGGGCATGGAACAATGTGCCGCAACCGGTGGGATACGTATTCCCCTGGTGGAAGACCGGCGGATCTTCACCCCGCTGGCGCGGTCCAGCTACAAGTGGAAAACACTCTACAAAAAGCGTACGGCGGTAGAAAGGGTAAATGCCCGCCTGGACGAGGCCTACGGATTTGAAAAGCATTTCATTCGGGGCTTGAAGAAGATGAAGCTGCGTTGCGGGTTGGCCCTGATGGTGATGCTGGCGATGGCCGTGGGCCGACTGCGACAAAAACAAGGAATAGACTTAAGGAGCCTGGTGAAGGCGGCCTGA
- the rph gene encoding ribonuclease PH: MIRVDGRAPAQMRPVYITRHYNKYAEGSALIEVGDTRVICTASIDNRVPTFLKGAGKGWVTAEFGMLPRATGVRGIRESVKGHPGGRSLEIQRLIGRSLRAVVDLPALGERTVILDCDVIQADGGTRTAAITGGFVALVDAMQTLVTEGVTPRLPVLDYVAATSVGLFEGEAVLDLCFAEDSAAEVDFNVVMTGTGRFVEVQGTGEGTTFERADVDRLLDLAVVGIRSLVEQQRAVLGSLAEEIGKRRGNQNGAAGTGDQK; encoded by the coding sequence ATGATTCGAGTGGACGGCCGGGCCCCGGCGCAGATGCGCCCGGTGTACATCACCCGGCACTACAACAAATACGCCGAGGGTTCCGCCTTGATTGAGGTGGGTGACACCCGCGTGATCTGCACGGCCAGTATCGATAACCGGGTGCCCACCTTCCTGAAAGGCGCGGGCAAGGGCTGGGTGACCGCGGAGTTTGGGATGCTGCCCCGGGCCACCGGGGTCCGGGGGATCCGGGAAAGTGTGAAAGGCCACCCCGGGGGGCGCAGCCTGGAAATCCAGAGATTGATTGGCCGCTCCCTGCGTGCGGTAGTCGACCTGCCCGCCCTGGGGGAGCGTACCGTCATCCTGGACTGTGACGTGATCCAGGCCGACGGCGGGACCCGGACGGCCGCCATCACCGGGGGTTTTGTGGCCCTGGTAGACGCCATGCAGACCTTGGTGACTGAGGGCGTGACCCCGCGGTTGCCGGTGCTGGACTACGTGGCGGCGACCAGCGTGGGCCTGTTCGAGGGGGAGGCCGTCCTTGACCTGTGCTTTGCGGAGGACTCGGCGGCGGAGGTGGATTTCAACGTGGTGATGACCGGGACGGGCCGTTTCGTGGAAGTACAGGGAACCGGGGAAGGAACGACCTTCGAACGGGCGGACGTCGACCGGCTGCTTGACCTGGCGGTTGTCGGAATCCGGAGCCTGGTGGAGCAACAGCGGGCGGTTCTGGGTTCGCTGGCCGAAGAGATCGGGAAGCGGAGGGGAAATCAAAATGGCGCGGCTGGTACTGGCGACCAGAAATGA
- a CDS encoding transposase, giving the protein MAIIPQQRLFGWQEIDELGDLERFLLVVNHLPDEQLMQKLERERGKGRDDYPVRAVWNSILAGIVFQHVSVESLRRELCRNGQLRELCGFDPARGEDAVPPSYIYSRILVKLMRHADEVENIFTRLVDEIRVLLPDFGRILAIDSKAVSSLARGKKRDEEEKVQKPDGRRDTDADWGRKTYRGRKKGGTLWEKVVWWFGYKLHLVVDAVYELPVGFAVTKASASDVKEGHILIDRVAKEHPEIVARCEALAADKAFDDIKLNVKLWDEYRIKPVIDIRNTWRDGEETWLVTGKENIVYDYRGTVYCCCPETNKRREMAFGGFEKDRETLKYRCPARHYGVECRGMEQCAATGGIRIPLVEDRRIFTPLARSSYKWKTLYKKRTAVERVNARLDEAYGFEKHFIRGLKKMKLRCGLALMVMLAMAVGRLRQKQGIDLRSLVKAA; this is encoded by the coding sequence ATGGCCATTATACCACAACAGCGGCTTTTTGGGTGGCAGGAAATCGACGAACTCGGTGACTTGGAACGTTTTTTGCTTGTAGTGAACCACCTGCCCGATGAGCAGTTGATGCAAAAGCTGGAGAGAGAGCGTGGTAAGGGACGGGATGATTACCCGGTGCGGGCGGTTTGGAACTCCATCCTGGCCGGGATCGTATTTCAGCACGTGTCTGTGGAGAGCCTGCGGCGGGAACTCTGCCGGAACGGCCAGTTGCGGGAACTTTGCGGTTTTGATCCGGCCCGGGGCGAGGATGCCGTTCCGCCTTCTTACATATACAGCCGCATCTTGGTGAAACTGATGCGGCACGCCGACGAAGTGGAAAACATATTTACGCGGCTGGTGGATGAAATAAGAGTGCTGCTACCGGATTTCGGTCGAATTTTGGCCATAGACAGCAAAGCCGTCAGCAGTCTGGCCCGGGGCAAAAAGCGGGATGAAGAAGAGAAGGTCCAAAAGCCTGACGGGCGCCGGGACACCGATGCGGACTGGGGCCGGAAAACATACCGGGGGCGTAAGAAAGGCGGCACCCTATGGGAAAAAGTCGTGTGGTGGTTTGGCTACAAACTCCACCTTGTAGTTGACGCTGTTTATGAACTGCCGGTGGGATTTGCGGTGACAAAGGCATCGGCCAGCGACGTGAAAGAGGGACATATACTCATTGATCGGGTGGCGAAAGAGCATCCGGAGATTGTGGCCCGCTGCGAGGCATTGGCGGCGGACAAAGCCTTTGACGACATCAAGCTAAACGTGAAACTCTGGGACGAATACCGGATCAAGCCCGTGATTGACATCCGCAACACGTGGCGGGACGGCGAGGAGACGTGGCTTGTAACCGGTAAGGAGAACATCGTTTACGATTACCGTGGAACGGTTTATTGTTGCTGCCCCGAGACAAACAAACGTCGCGAGATGGCCTTCGGGGGATTTGAGAAAGACCGGGAAACCTTGAAATACCGCTGTCCGGCCCGGCACTACGGAGTAGAGTGCCGGGGCATGGAACAATGTGCCGCAACCGGTGGGATACGTATTCCCCTGGTGGAAGACCGGCGGATCTTCACTCCGCTGGCGCGGTCCAGCTACAAGTGGAAAACACTCTACAAAAAGCGTACGGCGGTAGAAAGGGTAAATGCCCGCCTGGACGAGGCCTACGGATTTGAAAAGCATTTCATTCGGGGCTTGAAGAAGATGAAGCTGCGTTGCGGGTTGGCCCTGATGGTGATGCTGGCGATGGCCGTGGGCCGACTGCGACAAAAACAAGGAATAGACTTAAGGAGCCTGGTGAAGGCGGCCTGA